The nucleotide sequence CATGATGGAACAACTCATGTGCATTAAACGTGCTGGAGCAAGTCTAATTTCGACTTATTTTGCCAAGGAAGCGGCTATTTTATTAAACAAATAATATCAATATGAAAAAGTTTTTATTTTTAGGAATTGTTGCATTAACAATGGCAGCATGCAGTAAAAAAGAAGAGAAAAAAGAAGCATTGTATCCTGAAAATGTTGCTGAAAAATTAAGCCCTGAAGAGCAGCTAATTGCCGACGGAAAAGAGTTGTTTGAAAGCAACAAAGCAGCTTGTTTTTCGTGCCATAAAGTGGATAAAAAAGTGATTGGACCTAGCGTTAAAGAGATTGCTAAGGTTTACAAAGAACAAAACGGTGACATGATAGCATTTTTGCGTAAAAAAGCCGACCCAATTGTTGACCCGTCGCAATACAATGTGATGGAAACCAATTTTGCTATTCTAAAAACCATGAGCGACGAAGAGTTGCAAGCTTTAGAAGCATATATGATGAGTACGATTAAGTAACAAGAAAGGCATCCATTTAGATGCCTCTTTTTTATTTAATGACTTGTCTTTTTACCAAACATCTTTTTATATGCCGTAACTAGTAAAACTACAATTAAACCGGCAACTATACCGTATAAGAACTGTTTGGCCATTTCTGGTACATTGGGAAGTAAATGATGTAAATAATCTATATTATGATCAAAAATTCCGCCAGAAACCAATAGTAAAGCCAATGTTCCAACAACTGCTAAACCTTTAATTACCCAAGGAAGGGCTTTAATTAAAAAGTTGCCTAAAGTAGCCAGAAAACCTGTTTCACTTTTTGATTTTTTTATCAGTTTGTAGCCGGCATCGTCCATACGCACTATTAGAGCTACAATTCCATAAACCCCAACTGTTGCAATAATGGCAACGATGGAAACTGTTACAATTTCAACAAGAAGCGGGTTGAACTCAGATTTTAGCGATTCATAGCCCGATTTTGCAGCTGCTAAGGCAATAATCACAATTTCTAATGATAGAATAAAGTCGGTAGTAATAGCCGATTTAATTTTTGCTTTTTCTAGCGCCTCGCCGTCTTCGGAAACTTCAGTAGCTTCCTCGATTACTTCCACTCCTTTTTTCTTTCTGTGAAACAAAAACTCCACAATTTTTTCTACGCCTTCAAAGGCCAAATAAAATCCACCGATGATTAATATAACAGTGATTGCGGGTGAATACAGCCATTCTAAAAGGAAAACAAAAGGAACAATAATCAGTTTGTTTAAGAAAGATCCTTTCATAATTTTCATGAGTACCGGAATTTCTCTCGAAGATAGAAAACCGGTTGCTTTTTCTGCATTCACTGCTAAATCATCTCCTAAAATACCTGCTGTTTTTTGTGTTGCAATTTTACTCGTTACTGCCACATCGTCCATTAAAGCTGCGATGTCGTCTAAAATTGCAAAAAAGCCTGATGCCATATCTATTTAATTTTTTTTAAATGTAAAAATATAAATTTATCTTTAGATTTATTTTTAATTCGCTATCAAAATATAGCTACAAAATTAAAACAATGAAAAGCAAATTATCAGCAGAGGAGCAATCTATTTTTTTAGATACTTTAAAAAAAAGATTCGCAAAGAACAGGCATCGACATAAAAATATCGATTGGAATGATGTGGAAACAAAATTGCAAAAAAATCCTTCAAAAATCGATGTGTTGTTGAGAATGGAAGAAACAGGAGGCGAACCTGATGTGGTGGTTTTTGAGGAGAAATCAAATGAAATTGTTTTTTGTGATTGTTCAAAGGAAAGCCCAAAAGGGCGTCGCAGTTTTTGTTATGACCGTCCCGCTTTGGATGCCCGAAAGGAACATAAACCCGCAAACAACGTTATTGATTCCGCAGATGAAATCGGTATTAAATTGTTAAACGAAGAAGAATACCACGCTTTACAGGCTTTAGAAGCTTTTGATACAAAAACATCGACCTGGATTGAAACGCCTCAAAAAATCCGAGATTTAGGTGGTGCCTTATTTGGCGATTTTCGATACGATACCGTTTTTTTCTATCACAATGGGGCTTCGTCTTATTATGCGGCACGCGGTTTCCGTGGCTTGTTAAAAATTTAGTGCAATGAAAAGTATTAGTTTTGCTTTCATACTGCTTTTTGGCTTTAGCTTTTCATTAGCAGCTCAAAATAAAGTGTCCGATTTTAGAAATATTTATGGAAAGGACATTTATTACTATTACAGCGGCGATTTTAGTTATTCCCAAAAGTACTTAGATGAACTTTATTTAATTGCAGAATATTACATTGCAAACTCTAAAAATCAATTGCTTAAAAACATCATTGACAGTAAATACAGATTGGAATATTCCATTGAACAGCAACAGCGCAATGATAAAGAATATACGGTTTTAGGAATTGGAACAGTAACAGAGGGCAGAATTACCAAAGCACAATGGCTGTATTACGATGCCAAAGATAAAATTTTATATGAATATGATTTGCCAAATGATGAATTGGTGGTTTTTGAGTGCTTATGATTGTTAGTTTTGCCACAAATCAATAAACCAATTGATAAAAGTTAAACTAAAAACGTCTTGATTTTCTTTTTGATGCTGCATAAAAATTATGTTATCCCTGAAAGATTGTCTTTGAATGATATCGGGATTCAGTAAATATTTTTCAATAAGCAGTACAAAGTCAATGATTCGCTGTTCATTTACTTGCGTTAAATATTTTTTATATCTGTTTTTAAAACTCTGCAACCGTGTAAGCGCATACTCAAGATTATCAAACTGTGCGTGTAATAGAATTTCGATTAAATTTTTGCGTATTGTCCAAACAACACCCATTTTCTTCTCATACCAAATGTCGGAATGCTGCAATTTTGTAAAACTTTTTAGCGCCTGCCGATTCTTCTTTTTTGCCAAATAAAAACATTCGCAAAGCTGCAAATCTATCACATCCTCAGCAATAAATTTTTTGGGTAAATTGCTTAATTCGCCAGTTGTTTTTTGAAGTGCTTCGTCTGTATTTCCTGAAAAATGCAGATTTAAACTGTGCAAAATAATCCATTTATGGTGAAATAGATTGAAATATTGACCGTTTTGCTGTTGCATTTGTATATGCATTTGGTTTAAATATTTTTCAGAATCGATAAAAAGCTTGTTTCTAAAACAAAAATTCGCCAAATAATACAATATGTGGATATGGTAATAAAGTTGGTTGCCACTCGCCGATTTTTGATGAATAATAGTTGCAGCTTTGGATGCGTAGGCTTCAATTAAAGAAAAATTCTGTTGAATATGCGCGTATTCATTTGCCAAATGCAAAATTTGATAGATAGATTTATAATTGAAAAAATCGGTTGGTTGTAGTTGATACTTGGCAGCAATTTCTGTAATAAAATCGTTAAGATTGATTATTTTTCCATGTGCTTGCGTGTTTTGAAATGCTTGCCTTAAAACGGCGTATGCCATGTTTAGTCGGGCTTCTTTGTTTAAAAGCTCTTGATTTTTAATGATTTTATCGGTTAAATCTTCCAGTTTTTCCCGATCATTTAGAAAAGCATATTGCAATTTGATTTGTAGAATTTCGTGCAACAAACTGTATTGTTCTAGTTTTTCAGCCACCATTTCTGCTTTTTTTAGACATTTAAAGGCGGTTTTGTGCAAATTGTGCTCTAGTAAAAACTTACTTACAACCAGTAAACGCAAAGCTTCGTGGGCTTCGGAATTGTTTTTCTCAAAGGTTTTTTTAGAGAGAAAAAGAAGCAAACTTTCATATAAACGTTTTCTTAAAGAATGGTATGCATCTTTATTTTTATCGGAACCATACAATCTTTTTAATTTATTTATATCGACCGTTTTTAAGATGGAAAACAATTCAATATTCTTGGTGTCATTCCGTTTATTGCGAAGCTTTAAATATTGTTTAAAACCCTTTGATTCTTCTTCGTTTAAAATAGAAATTAGTTCTGATAGCGCATCCATTTTTGTTCTTTTTGAATTTAAAATAAAGATACTTTTAAAAAGGAATATATCAACGGTTTTTGTGAAAATTTAGTTTTTTGTATTTCGGATTATG is from Paenimyroides aestuarii and encodes:
- a CDS encoding DUF4256 domain-containing protein, whose product is MKSKLSAEEQSIFLDTLKKRFAKNRHRHKNIDWNDVETKLQKNPSKIDVLLRMEETGGEPDVVVFEEKSNEIVFCDCSKESPKGRRSFCYDRPALDARKEHKPANNVIDSADEIGIKLLNEEEYHALQALEAFDTKTSTWIETPQKIRDLGGALFGDFRYDTVFFYHNGASSYYAARGFRGLLKI
- a CDS encoding c-type cytochrome, whose protein sequence is MKKFLFLGIVALTMAACSKKEEKKEALYPENVAEKLSPEEQLIADGKELFESNKAACFSCHKVDKKVIGPSVKEIAKVYKEQNGDMIAFLRKKADPIVDPSQYNVMETNFAILKTMSDEELQALEAYMMSTIK
- a CDS encoding DUF808 domain-containing protein, which encodes MASGFFAILDDIAALMDDVAVTSKIATQKTAGILGDDLAVNAEKATGFLSSREIPVLMKIMKGSFLNKLIIVPFVFLLEWLYSPAITVILIIGGFYLAFEGVEKIVEFLFHRKKKGVEVIEEATEVSEDGEALEKAKIKSAITTDFILSLEIVIIALAAAKSGYESLKSEFNPLLVEIVTVSIVAIIATVGVYGIVALIVRMDDAGYKLIKKSKSETGFLATLGNFLIKALPWVIKGLAVVGTLALLLVSGGIFDHNIDYLHHLLPNVPEMAKQFLYGIVAGLIVVLLVTAYKKMFGKKTSH